The Eublepharis macularius isolate TG4126 chromosome 3, MPM_Emac_v1.0, whole genome shotgun sequence genome has a window encoding:
- the LOC129326485 gene encoding uncharacterized protein LOC129326485 encodes MISRRHGNVWEVEEVSLLLRVVRRSGHASRLMASTQSSNRGIYRFLSRVLRSRGFHRTANQCRSKFQKLKSDFISSMEALQCIPRSSRRIRVHNAMMLIWKAAGRPRCQERPHDEIICERAVKIEETSSEDDENSETVAVESSSAAESDAQAYAPLGVTTEDPAKINTAAVPQASERERTDDSGSHCLETEETVIVISSGSSHEEATDDMTAPETIMPGDVSPQPSTSASLATHSGAAVRKYAMSAEHKLHIIEETTSSDAEDEDRNAVEEGRTEDAEGTPVLSFSTGDTSAGGLRDMMPNKDQSADIGEIYRSMQGIQSLCLSRMGRYHERICRLERNNRSLHKELSSLKKKVSALERGHRSSGSEQSGDDKKN; translated from the exons ATGATTTCCCGGCGTCATGGAAATGTCTGGGAAGTGGAGGAGGTATCTCTTCTTCTGAGGGTTGTTCGGAGGAGTGGGCATGCATCTCGGTTAATGGCCAGCACGCAATCAAGCAACCGCGGCATCTATCGATTTCTTTCAAGAGTGCTACGCAGTCGCGGATTTCATCGAACGGCCAACCAGTGTCGAAGCAAATTCCAAAAACTGAAGTCCGATTTCATTTCATCAATGGAGGCACTGCAATGCATTCCTAGAAGCAGTCGTAGAATTAGGGTGCACAACGCGATGATGCTAATCTGGAAGGCGGCAGGGAGGCCTCGATGTCAAGAAAGACCTCATGATG AGATTATCTGTGAAAGAGCAGTCAAGATTGAAGAAACTTCATCTGAGGATGATGAGAATTCAGAAACTGTTGCAGTGGAATCATCAAGTGCAGCAGAATCTGATGCGCAAGCCTATGCACCTCTTGGAGTGACAACTGAAGACCCAGCAAAGATCAATACAGCAGCAGTTCCTCAAG cttcagagagagaaagaacagatgaCAGTGGATCTCATTGCCTAGAAACTGAAGAAACCGTAATCGTTATATCTTCCGGCAGTAGTCACGAAGAAGCAACTGATGACATGACTGCTCCTGAAACCATAATGCCCGGAGATGTATCTCCACAACCGAGTACCTCAG cttcTTTAGCAACACACAGTGGTGCCGCAGTGAGAAAGTATGCCATGAGCGCTGAGCACAAACTTCACATAATTGAGGAAACAACTTCTTCTGATGCTGAGGATGAGGACAGAAACGCCGTTGAGGAAGGCAGAACCGAGGATGCAGAGGGAACTCCAGTTCTCTCATTTTCCACAG GTGATACTTCAGCGGGAGGTTTGCGTGACATGAtgccaaataaagaccaatccgcTGATATTGGCGAGATCTATCGTAGTATGCAGGGAATACAATCTCTATGTCTATCAAGAA TGGGAAGATACCATGAAAGAATATGCCGATTGGAGAGAAACAATAGAAGCCTTCACAAAGAACTGAGTTCTCTAAAGAAAAAGGTTTCTGCACTTGAGCGAGGTCATCGTAGCTCAGGATCAGAGCAATCAGGAGATGACAAGAAGAATTAG
- the LOC129325475 gene encoding uncharacterized protein LOC129325475 has protein sequence MAALKPTSGRGVSWREKETLDLIEFWGEEKVQEALLLCHRNIDVFERISEQMVARGHARTALECRTKTKALRQEYKRVAAHNGRSGNAPATCPFYAQLARIFRGDASIRPQRVARSLNLQSVSNADPMGEDRSNHGVPAPWEGSEELFTHPMVTLHLQAVPASTPNDSGSSTEQETSIGEAPPMDMTDPEDENAADDPDLTQIEEFPEVTGQGAEDPQGDLNNPPAVEQPQVPTAQLSPATRLEKARTRTRRVSVLTNVAERMLSQAQREEQNNRKERGEILEATSHWRAAMESETRWHEDIIREAREDRRAFIEAQSQNMEGLNRAVGALSSLTELFVREQRAGPVAETSQNANSKTRDNDHEKAPLRKRARIIKKRERYDPSL, from the exons ATGGCTGCACTAAAAccaaccagtgggagaggggtctcctggagggagaaggagacatTGGACCTCATTGAattttggggtgaggagaaggtgCAAGAGGCACTATTGCTCTGTCACAGGAACATTGATGTTTTCGAGCGCATCTCAGAGCAGATGGTGGCGAGAGGCCATGCAAGAACCGCACTCGAATGCCGGACAAAAACAAAAGCTTTGAGACAGGAGTACAAGAGGGTCGCGGCACACAATGGAAGATCGGGAAATGCCCCTGCAACATGCCCTTTCTATGCACAGCTTGCAAGAATTTTCAGAGGGGATGCAAGCATACGGCCACAAAGGGTGGCAAGAAGTCTTAACCTGCAGTCGGTGAGCAATGCCGACCCCATGGGGGAAGATCGGTCGAACCATGGCGTTCCCGCTCCATGGGAGGGATCAGAGGAACTATTCACACATCCAATGGTCACTCTACATCTTCAGGCGGTCCCCGCTTCCACTCCCAATGATTCAG GTTCTTCCACAGAACAAGAAACATCAATCGGAGAAGCCCCCCCAATGGACATGACCGATCCAGAGGATGAAAATGCCGCAGACG ATCCAGATTTAACTCAGATAGAGGAGTTCCCGGAGGTGACAGGACAGGGTGCAGAGGATCCGCAAG GAGATCTGAACAATCCACCAGCAGTGGAACAACCGCAGGTCCCCACGGCACAACTGTCTCCTGCTACACGCTTAGAAAAGGCGCGCACCAGAACCAGGCGCGTCTCTGTCCTCACCAACGTTGCAGAGAGAATGCTATCTCAGGCACAGAGGGAGGaacaaaacaacagaaaggaACGTGGAGAAATTCTGGAGGCAACCAGCCATTGGCGTGCAGCCATGGAATCAGAGACAAGATGGCACGAGGACATTATCAGGGAGGCAAGAGAGGATCGTAGGGCTTTTATTGAGGCACAGTCACAAAATATGGAGGGGCTTAATAGGGCTGTCGGTGCCCTCAGCTCCTTGACTGAACTCTTTgtcagggagcaaagagcaggcccGGTTGCAGAAACttcccaaaatgccaacagcaaaacaCGCGATAACGATCATGAGAAGGCACCACTAAGAAAAAGGGCTCGGatcattaaaaagagagaaagatatgATCCATCCCTCTGA